The Streptomyces sp. M92 nucleotide sequence CGGCCCCTCAGGCAGCGCGGGTCGGGCGGATCGGCCGGCTGCCCGCCCATCAGATACAGATCCCACTTGCCCGGCTCGCGCGTCATGTCCAGCAGCCGCTGCCAGGTGACGGTGTCCGTCCTGCCGGTCCTCGGCAGCCCGCGCTTGCCCTGGAAGCCGCTCACCGCCCGCTCGGTCAGGTCGTCGTACGTCCCGGTCGGGCCGTCGACCAGCCACTCGACCTGGCGCAGCCGGGCCTGGAGCGCGCGCACGTCCCGGCCGCTGTCGCCGGGCCGCCACAGCACCGGGGCCACGGTCCGGGCGGGCGGCGCGCTCGACGGCCGGTCACCGGCCGGTGTGCGCTTCGGCCCGTCCGCCCCGTCCGCCCCGTCCGCGCCCTGCGGTGTTCTCTGACTCTCCGGTCCCTCCGGCGGCGCGCTGGTGACGTCTATGCGCACCGGCGCGCGCCCCTTGCCGTCCGGGCCCGTGCCCTGCACGGTGCAGCCGCCGACCGCCAGCACGACCCCCAGCGCGGCCGCGCACGCCCTCCCGGTACCGCCCACGCGCCCCGTCCCCGCCATACGCATCACGACCCCCCGCCGTCTCACCGCCCCGCACGGACGTCCTCTGAGATGTTCCCCGCGGATGACGCGCCCCGAACGGCGCGGCATCGTTGTGACCGGTACCGCATCGAAGTTGTGAGCAAGGTCCCAGCGCGCGCACCTCCACGCGTGGTGCGTGCGCCGATACAGTCCGTCGACAGGGTCGTTCTGTACTGGCTGGTAACTGACGAACAGTTCGAGCATGTGCTCAGCGGGAGGCAACACACCATGGCGCGCGAGTCGGAGTCCGGACTGCCCATCGAACCGGTCTACGGGCCCGACGCCCTTTCGGGCTGGGACGCGGCGGAGAAGCTGGGCGAGCCGGGGAAGTACCCGTTCACGCGGGGCGTGTACCCGTCGATGTACACCGGCCGGCCCTGGACGATGCGGCAGTACGCCGGTTTCGGCACCGCGACGGAGTCCAACGCCCGCTACAAGCAGCTGATCGCCAACGGCACGATGGGTCTTTCGGTCGCCTTCGACCTGCCCACCCAGATGGGCCACGACTCCGACGCGCCCATCGCGAGCGGCGAGGTCGGCAAGGTCGGCGTGGCGATCGACTCCATCGACGACATGCGGGTGCTGTTCGGCGGGATCCCGCTGGACAGGGTCTCGACGTCGATGACGATCAACGCCCCGGCCGCCCTGCTGCTCCTCCTCTACCAGCTCGTCGCCGAGGAGCAGGGCGTCAGCGCCGACCAGCTCACCGGCACGATCCAGAACGACGTGCTGAAGGAGTACATCGCGCGGGGCACGTACATCTTCCCGCCCAAGCCGTCGCTGCGTCTGATCGCGGACATCTTCAAGTACTGCAAGGCCGAGATCCCGAAGTGGAACACCATCTCGATCTCCGGCTACCACATGGCCGAGGCGGGTGCCTCTCCCGCGCAGGAGATCGCGTTCACACTCGCGGACGGCATCGAGTACGTGCGCACGGCGGTCGCGGCCGGCATGGACGTGGACGACTTCGCGCCCCGCCTGTCCTTCTTCTTCGTGGCCCGTACGACGATCCTGGAGGAGGTCGCCAAGTTCCGGGCGGCCCGCCGGATCTGGGCGCGCGTGATGAAGGAGGAGTTCGGCGCGAAGAACCCGAAGTCCCTGATGCTGCGCTTCCACACCCAGACCGCGGGCGTGCAGCTGACCGCCCAGCAGCCCGAGGTGAACCTGGTCCGCGTCGCGGTGCAGGGCCTCGGCGCGGTCCTCGGCGGCACCCAGTCCCTGCACACCAACTCCTTCGACGAGGCCATCGCGCTGCCCACCGACAAGTCGGCCCGGCTCGCCCTGCGCACCCAGCAGGTCCTCGCCTACGAGACGGACGTGACGGCGACCGTCGACCCCTTCGCCGGTTCCTACGTCGTCGAGAAGATGACCGACGACGTCGAGGCGGCGGCGCTGGAGCTGATGGGCAAGGTCGAGGACCTGGGCGGCGCGGTCAACGCCATCGAGCACGGCTTCCAGAAGAACGAGATCGAGCGCTCCGCCTACCGCATCGCACAGGAGACCGACTCCGGCGAGCGCGTCGTGGTCGGCGTCAACCGCTTCCAGCTCGACGAGGAGGAGCCGTACGAGCCCCTGCGCGTCGACCCGGCCATCGAGGCCCAGCAGGCCGAACGCCTGGCCAAGCTCCGCGCGGAGCGCGACCAGCAGACGGTGGACACGGCACTGGCGGCCCTGAAGAAGGCGGCCGAGGGCGAGGACAACGTCCTCTACCCGATGAAGGACGCGCTGCGGGCCCGGGCGACGGTGGGCGAGGTGTGCAACGCGTTGCGGGAGGTCTGGGGGACGTACGTGCCTTCGGATGCCTTCTAACGGCGGCTGAGCTGGGTTGTCACCTCGAATGGGTGATCGGGGGCGAAAAGCGTACCTTCCTGGTTAGGCTCGTGGAGGGTGTTCCCGTAAGGAGGGTGCCGTGGCTGTCATGATGCACGAGTCGTCGCTTGCCGATGCTGCTGACCACCTCTGGGAGGAGCTGCCCGGCCACCGGGTAGAGATCCTCAACGGGAGCATCGTTGTGACACCGCCGCCGGATGGTCCACACCAGGAGTCGCTGACGTGGCTCGTCGAGGAGTTCGCACGAGTCGGCGCCAGGCAGGCGGGGCTCAGATACCTCGGTGGCATCGGGTTGTGGCTGCCGACAGGGCCCGACGACTACGCGGTGCCCGACTTCTCCGTGGTCGACGACGTCTACAGGGACGCGGTTGTGGAGAAGAACTGCTACGCGCCGGACGTCTTCCGATTGGTCCTCGAGGTGACCTCTACCAATTGGTCCAACGACACGGCCATCAAAGTCGGGACGTATGCCAGGGCGGGCATTCCCGTCTACGTAATTGCCGACCGCCATCACGACGAGGTCCTCCTCTACACCGACCCGGCCGACGGCAAATATCCCGACCCCCAGCGCTTCAAGCGAGGTCAGGACATCCCCATCCCCGAATCCGTAGGCGTCACCCTCACCCTCTCCGTCGACACCCTCCTCGACGGCGACGACTGAGCCGGGCGGGATCCGGTTCGGGCCTCAGTCGCCGAGCCCGAACCGGCCGAGGTAGCCGTCGAGACCGTCCGGCGAGTCCCCGGCCCACCCCACATACCCGTCCGGCCGCACCAGGAACACCCCCGCCCCGTACGCCCCGTGCGCGGCCCCACGCACCACCCGCACCCGCTCGGGAACGTCCGGGGCGTCCGCGCCCAGTGCCAGCAGCGTCCAGTGCGGCCCCCGGAAGGCGTCGAAGAGCCGCACGCCGTCCACCGTGCCGTCCGGTGCCCGGTCCCCGGCCCGCACCGCGCCCTCCGCGACCGCCGCCCGGGTCTCCACCGTGAGGGACGATTCCCGGTACCCCAGCCCCAGCTGCCGCGTCGCCCCACCGCGCCGCACCTCGCCGCGGTGGACGCCGGTCGACAGGTCGAGCATCTGCGCCGCGACCGGGTGCCGTTCCTCCTCGTAGCTGTCCAGGAGCCCGGCCCGAGCCCCGCCCGTCAGTACCGCGCCCAGCTTCCAGCCCAGGTTGTAGGCGTCCTGGACGCTGGTGTTCAGGCCCTGTCCGCCCGCCGGTGAGTGCACGTGCGCGGCGTCCCCGGCGAGGAAGACCCGGCCCGCCCGGAAACGGTCGGCGAGGGCGGCGCGCGGCCGGAAGTCGGAGGCCCAGCGCACCTCGGTCACGTCCTCGGGGGCGAGGTGCGAGCGCTCCGCGATCACCTTCCGGATGCCGTCCGCGCCGAGGTCCACCGCCGCGCCCTCGGCGAACCGCGCGACCACCTGGAAGTCCTCGGTGCCGGCCAGCGGGCAGACGGCGAGGAAGTGCGGGCCGCCGTCGGCTGGCGGGAAGACGTGCCAGTGGTCGCGGTCCAGCCCGCTGATCCGGACGTCGGCCACCAGCATCGGGCTCGGGTCCACGGTCTCGCCGGTCATGCCGATGTCCAGGGCCCGGCGCACCGCCGACCGGCCGCCGTCGGCGGCGACCAGGTAGCGGGCGCGGACCGCGGTGCCGGAGGCGAGGTGCGCGGTGACGCCGGCCGTGTCCTGCTCGACGCCGGTGACCTCACGGCCGAAGGCGACCGCGCCGCCCAGCTCCTCCAGCCGGTCCCGCAGTATCTCCTGCGTGCGCCACTGCGGCACCATCCACGGCTCGTCGTACGGGGAGTCCTCGCTCGCCCCGGCCGGGTCGAACATCTGGTGCTCGCCGACCCGCTGCCCGTCCCGCCAGATCATGCCGACCGGATAGGTCCCGCCCGCCGAGTGGACGGCGTCCAGGACGCCGAGGTCGTCGAAGACCTCCATCGTGCGGGGCTGCATGCCCTTGCCGCGCGAGCCGGGGAACAGCCCCGCCCCGCGCTCCACGACCAGCGCGTCCACCCCGCGCCGGGCCAGGTCGACGCCGAGGGCGAGACCGGTGGGGCCCGCGCCGACGACCAGGACGTCCGTGTCCGTCACCGTGTCCATGGCACCCTCCTTAACGACGTTAAGTGCTACTTGGTTCCGAGAATGGACTTAACGTCGTTAAGCTGTCAAGCGTGGCTACGGAACGACGCGCCCCCCTCGACCGCCGACGGGTCGCGGACACGGCGTTGAAACTGCTGAACGAGGTCGGCCTGGACGGCCTGACCCTGCGCGCCATCGCCAGGGAGCTGGATGTCAAGGCACCCGCCCTGTACTGGCACTTCGAGGACAAGCAGGCCCTGCTCGACGAGATGGCCACCGAGATGTTCCGGCGGATGGTCGCCGGCACCGCGCTCGACCCGGCCGACAGCTGGCGGGAGCGGCTGCTCAAGGCCAACCGGGGCCTGCGCGCCGCGCTGCTCGGCTACCGCGACGGTGCCAAGGTGTTCAGCGGCTCACGCTTCACCGGCGCGGTGCACGCCGAGCGGATGGAGGACGACCTGCGCCTGTTCACCGCCGCCGGCCTCACCCTCCCCCAGGCGGTGCGGGCGACCACGACGGCGTACCTGTTCACCCTCGGCTTCGTCACCGAGGAACAGGGCGTGCATCCCCTGCCCGGCGAACGCCGGGAGGGCTACGACCTGGACGAACGCGCCCGCCTGATGGCCGATCATCCCTTGACGGCTCAGGCGGGCGCGGAGATCTTCACCGACTACGACCGGCACTTCGAGGAAGGGCTGGCCCTGGTGATCGCGGGGATCGGGGCGTCCTACGGCCTCGACTGACCCGTACCGCCCGTGTTCCGGGCAGTGGCGCCGGCCTTCGCCCGCTGCGCCGCCCGGTACCGGCGCACCGCACGGGTGACGACCGGCGGCAGCACGTCCAGGGCGAGCCGGCGGGCGCGGTCGCGCGGGGTCCGCGGCCGGGGCGGACGGGTCTGCGCGGGCAGGGTCTGCGCTCGTGGCGTCGGGGCCGTCGGCGCCGGGGCCGCCGGCGCCGGTGTGGGCGCGGGTGCCGGGTGCCGCGAGGCCGGCAGCGACGGCGGCTGCATCCGCTTCCCCTTGGCGCGGGCCCGGACCAGCCGGTGCCCTGCGGCCTGCTCCACGGTCACGGCGACGTCGTCGCGGTCGCGCAGGGCGGCCATCAACTCCTCCTGGAGCGGCTCCGGATCGCCCCAGGTGCCGTACAGCTTCTGGCTGCTCAGGCAGACGGGCCGCAGTCCACGGTTGAGCACCGCCTCCCAGGCGGCGACGGCGACGCCCGGGGTGTGCTCGCTGCGGAAGTCGTCGAGGACGACGATGCCGTCGGGCAGCAGCAGGTCCCGGGCCGCGCCGATGTCCCCGTGCACGTGCTCGTACAGGTGCGAGGCGTCGATGTGGGCGAAGCGGCAGGTGCCGGGCGCGACCTCGTCGGTGATCGTGGAGCTGACGTCCTGGACGATCGCGGGCAGGGAGTCGTGGAAGGAGAGGTAGTTCCGCTCGAAGGCCTGCCGGGTGAGCGTGGAGTACGACTGCGCCGCCTCCGCCCGGTTGGCCGCGTCCGGCGGCTCGGTCCCGAACAGGTCGCAGACCGTGAGCGTCTCGCCCTCCCGCAGGTGGTGCCCGAGCAGGATCGCGCTCTTGCCCATGTAGGCGCCCAGTTCGAGCAGGTCGCCCTCGGTGCCCTGCCGCTTCTGACGCTCCAGGAACCAGGAGAACAGAACCTGGTCGAGCGGCCAGAACCAGCCGGGTACGTCGTTCAGGTCGCCGGGGTACTTGTGCGTCTCTTGCGCAGTGGCCATGGCCCGAGGATGCCTCCTCGGCGCTCACCGCGTAAGCGGCACGCGCGATCTCATCGAAAGAACATCACACAAATGACCCAACGTGTCCGGAGGCACACCTTCCGAGTGCGGCGCCGCGTGCCCCCGGGCATCGTCGGCGCCGCTGCCCCGGTCCCGACGTCAGGGTTCGATGTTGAGGGCGTCGATCTTGTTGTTCCAGGTGTTGTAGGTGGTCCCGCCGCAGCGCCACGTGGAGAAGTCGTACACGTAGGCGTCCGGGCCGAGGACGGCGTATTCCTCGCACTCCGAGTACAGAACGACGTAGTGATCGGTGTTGTTCCAGATGCTGGATACCTTGTTCCGCACCTTCGAGCCCACCGTGTAATACCCAGACCCGCTCGCCGCGGACCACGCCGCACCCTCGTAGCCGGGGTACTCCCAGAGGCACACCCACCCCCTCTTGCAGTCCGATGCCGCGGCGGACGCGGTTCCGCCGGAGACGGCCAGGAAGGTGGCGGTCATGACGGCGGAAAGCGCGGCGGCCGAAAATGCCCGTCGTACGCGCATGCGTGACTCCAGTTTCTCCAGAGGGGTGTGCGGTCCTGTGCGGTCCGCTCAATATGGAGCCACGGGCTCGCCCGCGTTGCATATCCCAAAACCGTTGTTTCGTTTCCTGTTCATTTCCCCGTCTGTGGAATGAGGGATTCCGAAGACGCACGCAGATACGCCGAATGTGCCGCTTTGCCCAGGAAGGTGAAACGCGTCTCGCCCTTCAGGCGGTCGTCCAAGGCTTCCTTGACACCCGGCCACTGCGAGTCGCCGTAGTCGTCCAGGACGACGACCGCGCCGGGAGCGGCGATCGTCTCGGCCCACTGGAGGTCCTGGGCCACACCCTCGGCCGAGTGGTCACCGTCGACGATGATCACGCCGTAGGCGCGGTCCGACACGGCCGCCCGGGTGTCGGGGTTCTCGGAGTACCCCTGCCGGATCCGTGCCGCAGCACCCGCCGGGCCGGCCAGGGAGAGGTTGGTGCGTACGGCCTTCTCGTCGACCGGGGCCCCGGTGGGGTCCGGGGGTTGGCTGGTGCCGGGCTGGAGCTGGAGGCCGGCGAAGGGATCGACGATGGTCAGGCTCGGGCTGCGACCGTCGCGCTCCATCATCCGCAGCAGTCCGGCGGAGAACATGCCGTACAGCGTGCCGATCTCAAGGATCTCGTCGTTCGGCGGGTCGAGTAGCGGGATGGTGCCGAGCTTGCCGCAGATGTTCATGGTGCCGCCCGCGATCCGGCCGACCCCCAGCGACTCCAGTGCGACCAGCAGCCGGTAGGCGGCGGCCACGTTGCGCTCCGCGGCGTCGCGGTCACCAGCGAGGGCGGCGACCTCGCCGTAGAGCCGCTCCAGCGGAGCCTCGGCCAGTACACGGGAGTTGCGGCGCCCGTGCGGGCCGAGGAGCAGGTCGAAGGTGAGCTGGCGGCGCCTCAGCAGGTCGACTTCACGCACCAGGCGCTCGGTGTCCGCTCCGCCCGCCGCGGTGCTGGCCGCGCGCCGGATCGCTGAGCGGACCTGACGCTCGATGCGCTGGTCGATCAGGTCGGCCACCGGGCGCAGCAAGCGCCGGGAAGCCGAACTTCTCAGTAGTGCACGGCTGTTCATTGTCCAGGGACCTCGATCCGTTGTGGAGTCGAACGTGGTGTGGTGCGCCGCGGGGCGGGGCCGGGCGGTTGAACGGTCCGTGCTCGCCGCGGGGTCAGCGGGGCTTGGACAGCGCGGTGCGCAGTCTCGGAGTCAGCGTGTTCTCCACGTACCGGTTCAGCAGCCAGGCCAGTACGAGCATCGCCGCGACGGTCGTCAGGAAGGTGGCGTACGACGGGACGCCCAGGTCCTGGTGGAGTGTTTCGATGACGACCCAGCCCAGGTGCTCGTGTACGAGGTAGAACGGGTAGGTCAGCGCGCCCGCGACCGTGAGCCAGCGCCAGTCGGCCCGGCGTAGCCAGCCGAGGGCGATGGCGGCCACCAGGGCGAAACCGGCGGTGACGATCAGGATGATGCCGAACGACGACCGGTTGGCGAAGGCGTCCGGGGTGGGGGGCCGCCACAGGTCCTGCACGGCGGCGTGCTGGCCGATCAGCCAGCTCACGGCGACGATGCCCCACGCGTACACGTCCCGCCGGTCCCGGTGCACCAGGTACAGGCCGATCCCGCCGATGAAGAACGGGGCGTACTGAGGCATCAGGACCAGGTCGAGCAGTGGCTCGTCCGCTGCCTGCCCGAGCGCCGCCGCCAGCGTCCAGCAGGCGCAGAAAAGGACGATCCGCCGCCGGTTGGCGCCCGGCAGGACCACGCAGAGGGCGAACAGGGCGTAGAAGCGGATCTCCACCCACAGCGTCCAGTCCACGCCGAGGACCCGGTCGGCGCCGAGCGGTTCCTGCAGCAGCGTCAGGTTCAGCAGGCCGTCGCTCGGTGACACCGCTTCGTAGGACACGGCCGGCAGGGCGAACACGGCGGTCACCACAACGACCGCGACCCAGTAGGCGGGCAGCAGCCGGGAGGCACGTGAGGCGAAGAACGACCGCAGCGACCGTCCCCATCCGCTCATGCAGATGACGAAGCCGCTGATGACGAAGAACACCTGAACGCCCAGGCAGCC carries:
- a CDS encoding class I SAM-dependent methyltransferase translates to MNSRALLRSSASRRLLRPVADLIDQRIERQVRSAIRRAASTAAGGADTERLVREVDLLRRRQLTFDLLLGPHGRRNSRVLAEAPLERLYGEVAALAGDRDAAERNVAAAYRLLVALESLGVGRIAGGTMNICGKLGTIPLLDPPNDEILEIGTLYGMFSAGLLRMMERDGRSPSLTIVDPFAGLQLQPGTSQPPDPTGAPVDEKAVRTNLSLAGPAGAAARIRQGYSENPDTRAAVSDRAYGVIIVDGDHSAEGVAQDLQWAETIAAPGAVVVLDDYGDSQWPGVKEALDDRLKGETRFTFLGKAAHSAYLRASSESLIPQTGK
- a CDS encoding Uma2 family endonuclease, encoding MMHESSLADAADHLWEELPGHRVEILNGSIVVTPPPDGPHQESLTWLVEEFARVGARQAGLRYLGGIGLWLPTGPDDYAVPDFSVVDDVYRDAVVEKNCYAPDVFRLVLEVTSTNWSNDTAIKVGTYARAGIPVYVIADRHHDEVLLYTDPADGKYPDPQRFKRGQDIPIPESVGVTLTLSVDTLLDGDD
- a CDS encoding class I SAM-dependent methyltransferase; translated protein: MATAQETHKYPGDLNDVPGWFWPLDQVLFSWFLERQKRQGTEGDLLELGAYMGKSAILLGHHLREGETLTVCDLFGTEPPDAANRAEAAQSYSTLTRQAFERNYLSFHDSLPAIVQDVSSTITDEVAPGTCRFAHIDASHLYEHVHGDIGAARDLLLPDGIVVLDDFRSEHTPGVAVAAWEAVLNRGLRPVCLSSQKLYGTWGDPEPLQEELMAALRDRDDVAVTVEQAAGHRLVRARAKGKRMQPPSLPASRHPAPAPTPAPAAPAPTAPTPRAQTLPAQTRPPRPRTPRDRARRLALDVLPPVVTRAVRRYRAAQRAKAGATARNTGGTGQSRP
- a CDS encoding L,D-transpeptidase family protein translates to MRMAGTGRVGGTGRACAAALGVVLAVGGCTVQGTGPDGKGRAPVRIDVTSAPPEGPESQRTPQGADGADGADGPKRTPAGDRPSSAPPARTVAPVLWRPGDSGRDVRALQARLRQVEWLVDGPTGTYDDLTERAVSGFQGKRGLPRTGRTDTVTWQRLLDMTREPGKWDLYLMGGQPADPPDPRCLRGRVLCVSKTSRTLRWMVDGRTVSTMPVRFGSQYTPTREGVFHVYWKSRHHVSTLYDSPMPYAMFFSGGQAVHYSYDFAVRGYAGASHGCVNVRDEAAVAELYARVRDGDKVVVYR
- a CDS encoding FAD-dependent oxidoreductase, whose amino-acid sequence is MDTVTDTDVLVVGAGPTGLALGVDLARRGVDALVVERGAGLFPGSRGKGMQPRTMEVFDDLGVLDAVHSAGGTYPVGMIWRDGQRVGEHQMFDPAGASEDSPYDEPWMVPQWRTQEILRDRLEELGGAVAFGREVTGVEQDTAGVTAHLASGTAVRARYLVAADGGRSAVRRALDIGMTGETVDPSPMLVADVRISGLDRDHWHVFPPADGGPHFLAVCPLAGTEDFQVVARFAEGAAVDLGADGIRKVIAERSHLAPEDVTEVRWASDFRPRAALADRFRAGRVFLAGDAAHVHSPAGGQGLNTSVQDAYNLGWKLGAVLTGGARAGLLDSYEEERHPVAAQMLDLSTGVHRGEVRRGGATRQLGLGYRESSLTVETRAAVAEGAVRAGDRAPDGTVDGVRLFDAFRGPHWTLLALGADAPDVPERVRVVRGAAHGAYGAGVFLVRPDGYVGWAGDSPDGLDGYLGRFGLGD
- a CDS encoding acyl-CoA mutase large subunit family protein; its protein translation is MARESESGLPIEPVYGPDALSGWDAAEKLGEPGKYPFTRGVYPSMYTGRPWTMRQYAGFGTATESNARYKQLIANGTMGLSVAFDLPTQMGHDSDAPIASGEVGKVGVAIDSIDDMRVLFGGIPLDRVSTSMTINAPAALLLLLYQLVAEEQGVSADQLTGTIQNDVLKEYIARGTYIFPPKPSLRLIADIFKYCKAEIPKWNTISISGYHMAEAGASPAQEIAFTLADGIEYVRTAVAAGMDVDDFAPRLSFFFVARTTILEEVAKFRAARRIWARVMKEEFGAKNPKSLMLRFHTQTAGVQLTAQQPEVNLVRVAVQGLGAVLGGTQSLHTNSFDEAIALPTDKSARLALRTQQVLAYETDVTATVDPFAGSYVVEKMTDDVEAAALELMGKVEDLGGAVNAIEHGFQKNEIERSAYRIAQETDSGERVVVGVNRFQLDEEEPYEPLRVDPAIEAQQAERLAKLRAERDQQTVDTALAALKKAAEGEDNVLYPMKDALRARATVGEVCNALREVWGTYVPSDAF
- a CDS encoding peptidase inhibitor family I36 protein encodes the protein MTATFLAVSGGTASAAASDCKRGWVCLWEYPGYEGAAWSAASGSGYYTVGSKVRNKVSSIWNNTDHYVVLYSECEEYAVLGPDAYVYDFSTWRCGGTTYNTWNNKIDALNIEP
- a CDS encoding TetR/AcrR family transcriptional regulator; its protein translation is MATERRAPLDRRRVADTALKLLNEVGLDGLTLRAIARELDVKAPALYWHFEDKQALLDEMATEMFRRMVAGTALDPADSWRERLLKANRGLRAALLGYRDGAKVFSGSRFTGAVHAERMEDDLRLFTAAGLTLPQAVRATTTAYLFTLGFVTEEQGVHPLPGERREGYDLDERARLMADHPLTAQAGAEIFTDYDRHFEEGLALVIAGIGASYGLD
- a CDS encoding acyltransferase family protein → MIDTPNAAPGKPAGTAIRTVLPDTDAPRRGGPGAPRQTRLRALDGLRLLAALMVAAYHYGGRGGDVTTAWGTSPEFQFPTLHSLFAYGCLGVQVFFVISGFVICMSGWGRSLRSFFASRASRLLPAYWVAVVVVTAVFALPAVSYEAVSPSDGLLNLTLLQEPLGADRVLGVDWTLWVEIRFYALFALCVVLPGANRRRIVLFCACWTLAAALGQAADEPLLDLVLMPQYAPFFIGGIGLYLVHRDRRDVYAWGIVAVSWLIGQHAAVQDLWRPPTPDAFANRSSFGIILIVTAGFALVAAIALGWLRRADWRWLTVAGALTYPFYLVHEHLGWVVIETLHQDLGVPSYATFLTTVAAMLVLAWLLNRYVENTLTPRLRTALSKPR